TTCTGGAAGATTGGCGGCTTGCAAGCGAGCGACGGCCATTAAATAGAATTGACCCGCTGGAGTAGTTTAATGGAATATCGATTAGTCGACGCAAAATATATTAGGGATTTTGTGGTTTGGGTCAGGTTCAGCGATGGAGCCGAGGGCGAAGTGGACCTGTTGCCGGAGCTGTCCGGTCCCGTTTTCGAGCCTCTCCGCGATGTCGCTGCGTTCAAGCGGTTTCAGCTTCACCCTGAGCTTCACACGCTTGTTTGGGACAATGGCGCCGATCTGGCGCCGGAATTTTTGCACGACAAAGTGAAATCCAGTCGCCGGCCTGCCCGAGAAACCGGATAACTTGACAAGAATGA
This DNA window, taken from Candidatus Binatia bacterium, encodes the following:
- a CDS encoding DUF2442 domain-containing protein encodes the protein MEYRLVDAKYIRDFVVWVRFSDGAEGEVDLLPELSGPVFEPLRDVAAFKRFQLHPELHTLVWDNGADLAPEFLHDKVKSSRRPARETG